One window of the Corynebacterium glutamicum ATCC 13032 genome contains the following:
- a CDS encoding IS30-like element ISCg2 family transposase — protein sequence MGPYYGPRTLHQVLREDYTTLFDELSALGLPAQVCGALLHLAPPPSLRFSYMSCVVPLFADEIKVVGQGTRLSLEEKMMIQRFHDTGVSAAEIGRRLGRCRQTISRELRRGQDDDGRYRARDSYEGAIRKLARPKTPKLDANRRLRAVVVEALNNKLSPEQISGLLATEHANDSSMQISHETIYQALYVQGKGALRDELKVEKFLRTGRKGRKPQSKLPSRGKPWVEGALISQRPAEVADRAVPGHWEGDLVIGGENQATALVTLVERTSRLTLIKRLGVNHEASTVTDALVEMMGDLPQALRRSLTWDQGVEMAEHARFSVVTKCPVFFCDPHSPWQRGSNENTNGLVRDFFPKGTNFAKVSDEEVQRAQDLLNYRPRKMHGFKSATQVYEKIVVGASTD from the coding sequence ATGGGCCCTTATTATGGGCCACGCACACTCCATCAAGTGTTGCGTGAGGACTACACAACACTGTTTGACGAGTTATCTGCGTTGGGGTTGCCAGCACAGGTGTGTGGGGCCTTACTTCATCTTGCTCCACCACCATCATTACGCTTTTCTTATATGTCGTGTGTAGTGCCGTTATTTGCTGATGAAATCAAAGTCGTAGGACAAGGCACACGATTATCGTTAGAAGAGAAAATGATGATCCAACGTTTCCATGACACCGGGGTCAGTGCAGCAGAAATCGGTCGACGCCTGGGTCGGTGTCGGCAAACAATTTCCAGGGAACTTCGACGTGGTCAAGATGATGATGGACGTTATCGTGCACGCGACTCCTATGAAGGTGCGATCAGGAAACTAGCGCGTCCGAAAACACCGAAACTTGATGCCAATCGTAGGCTTCGGGCTGTGGTGGTCGAGGCGTTGAATAATAAATTATCTCCGGAGCAGATTTCTGGTCTTTTAGCCACCGAGCATGCTAACGATAGCTCTATGCAGATTAGTCATGAAACTATTTACCAGGCGTTATATGTTCAAGGTAAAGGGGCGTTGCGTGATGAATTGAAGGTGGAGAAATTTCTTCGTACCGGTCGGAAGGGACGTAAACCGCAGTCGAAGTTGCCATCGAGAGGTAAGCCGTGGGTGGAGGGTGCGTTGATTAGTCAACGCCCAGCAGAAGTTGCTGATCGTGCTGTGCCTGGGCACTGGGAGGGCGATTTAGTAATTGGTGGTGAAAACCAAGCGACAGCGTTGGTGACGTTGGTGGAGCGCACGAGCCGGTTGACGTTGATTAAGCGGTTGGGGGTTAATCATGAGGCGTCGACTGTGACGGATGCGTTGGTGGAGATGATGGGTGATTTGCCGCAGGCGTTGCGTCGGAGTTTGACGTGGGATCAGGGTGTGGAGATGGCAGAGCATGCGCGGTTTAGCGTGGTGACCAAGTGTCCGGTGTTTTTCTGTGATCCTCATTCGCCGTGGCAGCGTGGGTCGAATGAGAATACGAATGGATTGGTCAGGGATTTTTTCCCGAAGGGCACTAATTTTGCTAAAGTAAGTGACGAAGAAGTTCAGCGGGCACAGGATCTGCTGAATTACCGGCCGCGGAAAATGCATGGTTTTAAAAGCGCGACGCAGGTATATGAAAAAATCGTAGTTGGTGCATCCACCGATTGA
- a CDS encoding RDD family protein: protein MAKPKRSWLDGPEIPADFDDPDAPGRWPGEKLGLPQEGAGSLSSVARRIGGVCVDWGVSWVIAIVLSNFTDVLGDVATSTLIIFVILGWLTGWIFARTPGHAVFGMGLARVDAEERVGWWRALVRPLLTILILPAVMVDADGRGLHDKATGTAVIRG, encoded by the coding sequence ATGGCAAAGCCGAAGAGAAGTTGGCTTGACGGACCCGAAATTCCAGCTGATTTTGACGATCCTGATGCACCCGGCAGGTGGCCTGGCGAAAAGTTGGGGCTTCCTCAAGAAGGGGCCGGCTCTCTGTCCTCAGTGGCTCGTCGTATCGGCGGGGTCTGCGTGGACTGGGGTGTTTCCTGGGTTATTGCTATTGTGCTGTCCAATTTCACGGATGTGCTGGGCGATGTAGCGACATCCACGCTCATTATTTTCGTGATCCTGGGTTGGCTTACCGGTTGGATCTTTGCTCGCACCCCAGGTCATGCCGTGTTTGGCATGGGCCTTGCGCGTGTGGATGCAGAGGAACGTGTGGGCTGGTGGCGTGCGCTGGTTCGCCCACTGCTGACGATCTTGATTCTGCCTGCCGTGATGGTGGATGCTGACGGCCGTGGGCTCCACGACAAGGCAACGGGAACTGCAGTTATCCGCGGGTAA
- the glnA gene encoding type I glutamate--ammonia ligase, protein MAFETPEEIVKFIKDENVEFVDVRFTDLPGTEQHFSIPAASFDADTIEEGLAFDGSSIRGFTTIDESDMNLLPDLGTATLDPFRKAKTLNVKFFVHDPFTREAFSRDPRNVARKAEQYLASTGIADTCNFGAEAEFYLFDSVRYSTEMNSGFYEVDTEEGWWNRGKETNLDGTPNLGAKNRVKGGYFPVAPYDQTVDVRDDMVRNLAASGFALERFHHEVGGGQQEINYRFNTMLHAADDIQTFKYIIKNTARLHGKAATFMPKPLAGDNGSGMHAHQSLWKDGKPLFHDESGYAGLSDIARYYIGGILHHAGAVLAFTNATLNSYHRLVPGFEAPINLVYSQRNRSAAVRIPITGSNPKAKRIEFRAPDPSGNPYLGFAAMMMAGLDGIKNRIEPHAPVDKDLYELPPEEAASIPQAPTSLEASLKALQEDTDFLTESDVFTEDLIEAYIQYKYDNEISPVRLRPTPQEFELYFDC, encoded by the coding sequence GTGGCGTTTGAAACCCCGGAAGAAATTGTCAAGTTCATCAAGGATGAAAACGTCGAGTTCGTTGACGTTCGATTCACCGACCTTCCCGGCACCGAGCAGCACTTCAGCATCCCAGCTGCCAGCTTCGATGCAGATACAATCGAAGAAGGTCTCGCATTCGACGGATCCTCGATCCGTGGCTTCACCACGATCGACGAATCTGACATGAATCTCCTGCCAGACCTCGGAACGGCCACCCTTGATCCATTCCGCAAGGCAAAGACCCTGAACGTTAAGTTCTTCGTTCACGATCCTTTCACCCGCGAGGCATTCTCCCGCGACCCACGCAACGTGGCACGCAAGGCAGAGCAGTACCTGGCATCCACCGGCATTGCAGACACCTGCAACTTCGGCGCCGAGGCTGAGTTCTACCTCTTCGACTCCGTTCGCTACTCCACCGAGATGAACTCCGGCTTCTACGAAGTAGATACCGAAGAAGGCTGGTGGAACCGTGGCAAGGAAACCAACCTCGACGGCACCCCAAACCTGGGCGCAAAGAACCGCGTCAAGGGTGGCTACTTCCCAGTAGCACCATACGACCAAACCGTTGACGTGCGCGATGACATGGTTCGCAACCTCGCAGCTTCCGGCTTCGCTCTTGAGCGTTTCCACCACGAAGTCGGTGGCGGACAGCAGGAAATCAACTACCGCTTCAACACCATGCTCCACGCGGCAGATGATATCCAGACCTTCAAGTACATCATCAAGAACACCGCTCGCCTCCACGGCAAGGCTGCAACCTTCATGCCTAAGCCACTGGCTGGCGACAACGGTTCCGGCATGCACGCTCACCAGTCCCTCTGGAAGGACGGCAAGCCACTCTTCCACGATGAGTCCGGCTACGCAGGCCTGTCCGACATCGCCCGCTACTACATCGGCGGCATCCTGCACCACGCAGGCGCTGTTCTGGCGTTCACCAACGCAACCCTGAACTCCTACCACCGTCTGGTTCCAGGCTTCGAGGCTCCAATCAACCTGGTGTACTCACAGCGCAACCGTTCCGCTGCTGTCCGTATCCCAATCACCGGATCCAACCCGAAGGCAAAGCGCATCGAATTCCGCGCTCCAGACCCATCAGGCAACCCATACCTGGGCTTTGCAGCGATGATGATGGCCGGCCTCGACGGCATCAAGAACCGCATCGAGCCACACGCTCCAGTGGACAAGGACCTCTACGAACTACCACCAGAGGAAGCTGCATCCATTCCACAGGCACCAACCTCCCTGGAAGCATCCCTGAAGGCACTGCAGGAAGACACCGACTTCCTCACCGAGTCTGACGTCTTCACCGAGGATCTCATCGAGGCGTACATCCAGTACAAGTACGACAACGAGATCTCCCCAGTTCGCCTGCGCCCAACCCCGCAGGAATTCGAATTGTACTTCGACTGCTAA
- a CDS encoding cupin domain-containing protein — MSIEFPLGNPAPAQWFSGEVHMAKLDDNVQIETVNVSFEAGGRTNWHTHPVGQNIIVLSGLGIYEAEGEPARLLEPGDVVFAAAGVRHWHGAVSGAPMFHVVVNLKGIDGETVDWEEPVDEEHYRSVSAELQR, encoded by the coding sequence ATGAGTATTGAATTTCCGTTAGGTAATCCAGCGCCTGCACAGTGGTTTTCTGGCGAGGTCCATATGGCCAAGCTTGATGACAACGTGCAGATTGAGACTGTGAACGTGTCTTTTGAGGCAGGCGGTCGCACCAATTGGCACACTCACCCAGTCGGTCAAAACATAATTGTGCTGTCGGGCTTGGGCATTTATGAGGCGGAGGGGGAGCCTGCTCGACTCCTGGAGCCTGGCGATGTTGTTTTCGCAGCCGCCGGGGTTCGCCACTGGCACGGCGCCGTGTCTGGTGCACCGATGTTCCACGTGGTGGTTAACCTCAAAGGCATCGACGGCGAGACCGTCGATTGGGAGGAGCCGGTCGACGAGGAGCACTACCGCAGCGTGAGCGCGGAGCTACAAAGATAA
- a CDS encoding NUDIX hydrolase, with protein sequence MAVPEFIVSLREKVGQDPLWLPAVTAVVIRDVPPGSPFHVVPDVLLVKRADTGEWTPPTGICDPDEQPHVTAVREVKEETGLDVSVEALLGVGAVGPVTYQNGDVASYMDTTMRCVVSGDSDEPHVGDDENVDVAWFPISKMPVTNQRFRMVIADAVAQLKHPQGYKPRMGYEKRNAR encoded by the coding sequence ATGGCGGTTCCAGAGTTCATTGTTAGTTTGCGGGAGAAGGTCGGTCAGGATCCGTTGTGGTTGCCGGCTGTAACTGCGGTTGTTATTCGTGATGTTCCTCCGGGGTCTCCTTTCCATGTGGTTCCGGATGTGTTGTTGGTCAAGCGCGCTGATACTGGTGAGTGGACTCCACCGACCGGTATTTGTGATCCGGATGAGCAGCCTCATGTGACTGCGGTGCGTGAAGTCAAGGAGGAAACCGGCCTTGATGTCAGCGTTGAGGCGTTGCTTGGCGTGGGCGCGGTGGGGCCTGTGACCTATCAAAATGGTGATGTGGCGAGCTACATGGATACGACCATGCGTTGCGTTGTTTCTGGTGATTCCGATGAGCCTCACGTCGGCGATGACGAGAACGTGGATGTTGCATGGTTCCCGATTTCTAAGATGCCTGTCACTAATCAGCGTTTCCGCATGGTCATCGCTGATGCGGTGGCACAGTTGAAGCATCCGCAAGGTTATAAGCCCCGCATGGGATATGAGAAAAGGAATGCACGATGA
- a CDS encoding LLM class oxidoreductase, with protein MAFNKAYDALRAPQITLGLMTPNGPELGRSEMVPTENSIELAIQAEAQGFRGMWVRDVPLAVPQGITVTDKQATYLDDPFLMLGAMASVTSTIALGTAATVLPLRHPLHVAKSALTLDRLSHGRFVLGIGSGDRPEEFEIFGKSLDNRRADIQSGWAILRAALSPDPAMRADLEFAPTTPPEAQIPMIAVGSARQTVQWIARNADGWATYYRPAEAQVGRLDLWDKARGGTRPLLISSMGLNLTEGNTHKEITLGVEVGSQELIEHLHRLSELGIDHVIFNIQRRPASEVLTQIYEEVLPHL; from the coding sequence ATGGCCTTCAACAAAGCGTACGATGCACTTCGCGCCCCTCAAATCACCCTCGGACTCATGACACCAAACGGCCCTGAACTAGGGCGCAGTGAAATGGTTCCAACCGAAAATAGCATCGAACTAGCCATACAAGCAGAAGCTCAAGGATTCAGAGGCATGTGGGTTCGAGACGTTCCACTCGCAGTTCCTCAAGGAATCACTGTTACCGATAAACAGGCTACGTATTTAGATGATCCATTCTTAATGCTCGGTGCGATGGCCTCTGTGACCTCTACAATCGCGCTGGGCACTGCAGCGACCGTGCTTCCACTCAGACATCCGCTACATGTGGCGAAATCCGCGCTCACCCTTGATCGACTCAGCCACGGACGTTTCGTTTTAGGCATCGGCTCTGGCGACAGGCCTGAAGAATTCGAGATTTTTGGCAAAAGCTTAGACAATCGACGCGCTGATATTCAGTCTGGGTGGGCAATTTTGCGTGCAGCTTTGTCGCCGGATCCTGCGATGCGGGCCGACCTTGAATTTGCGCCAACCACGCCACCTGAAGCTCAGATCCCCATGATCGCTGTAGGTTCTGCCCGACAAACAGTGCAATGGATCGCCCGAAACGCCGACGGATGGGCAACCTACTACCGCCCCGCTGAAGCTCAAGTCGGACGCCTCGATCTCTGGGACAAAGCCCGTGGTGGCACCCGCCCCTTGTTGATTTCCTCCATGGGGCTCAACCTCACCGAAGGAAACACCCACAAAGAAATCACTCTGGGCGTAGAGGTAGGCAGCCAGGAACTCATCGAACACCTCCACCGCCTTTCGGAACTTGGCATCGACCACGTCATCTTCAACATCCAGCGCCGACCAGCAAGCGAAGTACTGACCCAGATTTACGAAGAAGTGCTCCCCCACCTCTAA
- a CDS encoding RidA family protein — protein MPVPALPFGETAMVGHMSNDHPYSPAKRVGNFIFVSGALSVDKDYQPVVGRKEAVDAALERMRERLATAGGELKDVVKLTYFVTDISLREECNEQFREHFLEGRPARSFVGASSLPYGATVEIDAIAMIED, from the coding sequence ATGCCTGTTCCGGCACTTCCCTTCGGGGAAACAGCTATGGTTGGCCACATGTCGAATGATCACCCATACTCCCCCGCAAAACGCGTCGGAAATTTCATCTTCGTCTCCGGCGCTCTTTCAGTAGACAAGGACTACCAACCAGTCGTCGGTCGTAAAGAAGCAGTTGATGCAGCACTTGAACGCATGCGTGAACGCCTCGCCACCGCTGGTGGTGAACTCAAAGACGTTGTGAAACTCACTTACTTTGTCACCGACATCAGCCTGCGCGAAGAATGCAACGAGCAATTCCGAGAGCATTTCCTCGAAGGCCGCCCGGCACGCTCTTTCGTGGGTGCATCATCGCTTCCTTATGGTGCAACTGTGGAAATTGATGCGATTGCGATGATCGAGGACTAA